Genomic segment of Cronobacter dublinensis subsp. dublinensis LMG 23823:
CGCATCAAACGCGAGCAGGCCCAGGCGGCGCTCTTTCATCGGATGCGTGAATACGTCTATTACCCCGGCACTTTCCGCCCGCTGGCGCTCCTGACGCAGGAGGGATCTCTGCGGGAGAGCTGGCACTACCACTGCGATCCGAACGGCGCGCCGGTCCGCCTGACGTCGGTCTCCGGGGAAATTGTCTGGGCGGAGCGCACCGGCGCGTGGGGCGAAAAAGGCCAGGTTTTTGCCAGCCGCATCGATAACCCGCTGCGCTTCCAGGGGCAGTATTTCGACCCGGAAACGGGTTTACATTACAACCGCTACCGTTACTATGATCCGGCGATAGCCGCCTATATCAGCCAGGACCCGATAGGTCTATGGGGGGGGTACAATTCTTACCAATATAGTCATGATCCTTTATTGTGGATTGATCCGTTAGGCTTATTAAATGAAGGTGAGGTTGCTGGATACGGTTCTAAAGCACATGTTGGTGATGGACTTGAGGCTCATGAAATTATTCGCAATAAATTTTTGCAGAACATCGGCATAGGGAAAGGAAGACGAGTTAAAGGAAATCCTTCCATTGCCTTAACACCAAGACATCATGATTTAGTTCATGCGGCAGAAAACAGAATACGACGTTCGATGGGAATGGGCGTGAATGAGATGACCAGAGCGGGTAAAATCGAAATCGGAATCATGTCAAAAGCAATACAGCAGGCTTTGGTTGATACAGGTATTATTACCCAAGAACAGTTACGTATTGCCCGTCGCTTTGCCAAGTCATATGCAAAGGCTAACGGCTGCTATTAATATAAGGATTAAATATGTCATTAAAAAAAATACTACTTACAAATGAATATAGATCATCTGCTCAAATTGGAGGCGGAGCGTGGCTTGACAGCATAGAGGATTGGCCGACTGATGCGAAATCTGGCTTGCCAATGCTTCCATTACTGACTCTCTTTGCCGATTTCTTTCCGGGTAAACAGTTGTCTGAAGATCAATGCATTACCGTTTTTATACCTCAAACGGAAAAAGATTACTCGCGAACCTATTGTCGAAACATCAGTTGCAATCTTGCTGATCAGACTCAGGGTTATAATACCCGAGTTATCGTTCATAAAAAAAGTAACGCCGAAAACTCGCCATTAGATATGAATCTCTTGCCAAAAGGATATGTTGATCTCGTTGAAATGGACGATGATGAACTTGATGAAGAAATAGAAGACGAAATCAGTGGTTCGTCACTCTCAAAACAATTTGGACGACCGCACTGGTTACAGGATCCAATCAATATACCGCCACAGTACTTTTTTGGTCTACAACTTAATGAGTCTGATCTCTTAACTTTGGGTGACCGTTACGCTGGGATGTTTGATGATGGAATGGGGTATCTGTTTATTGATTACAGGGTTAAAAAGGCATCCTCAACTGCGGATGCAGGTTTGTTTTTCATTCAATTCTTGTAAGAAAAAATTTGTACAATTGTAGGGTGGGTAAGCTTGCGCACCCACCATTGGGTTAAACCGGCGGGTGCGCAAGCTTACCCGCCCTACGTATACAGGATTCACGCTCAATGAAATATCAAAGAGAAAACCTATGGCCAGCCTAAGTAAAGATTTAAAAAGCAAAATTACGATGAAGCAGTTGCATGACATTGAACTCAATAATTCACAGCGTGATATTATGCTAAAAAGACTTCTTGCTGCGCCGTATAATTACAATGCTTATTTTTTTAATGAATCCCTTTATGATGTAAATATCGAAGGCAATAGATTCATCAGTTTCGGAAGCGATTTGTCTGGCCTTTATCTTTTTAACGAGCATGATGGCGGTGTTAGTTATTTATCAGAAGAGGATGACGAGTTTAAAGTATATTATTGCAACAGCAATATAGATCTGTTTGTTGTTTTTCATGACTTGTTTATTGCTTTACTGCATAATGTAATCAACTTTAAAGTAGATGTTGATGCGGGTGTTGCAACACTGCAAGAGGTATACTCAAAGCTTGATCCAAAAGCATTAGATGAAGATGGTTTCTGGTGTATGCGTTTATTTGAACTCGGAGAAGGATTTTTTCCGTTGAATGATGCCAGAGTGAAATTCTACCAGCAGAATTAATGCAAAGAGACATTACTATTAATAGTAAGCGTGCAATTGTAGGGTGGGTCAGCTTGCGCACCCACCATTATGTTAACCCGGCGGGT
This window contains:
- a CDS encoding SUKH-4 family immunity protein, coding for MASLSKDLKSKITMKQLHDIELNNSQRDIMLKRLLAAPYNYNAYFFNESLYDVNIEGNRFISFGSDLSGLYLFNEHDGGVSYLSEEDDEFKVYYCNSNIDLFVVFHDLFIALLHNVINFKVDVDAGVATLQEVYSKLDPKALDEDGFWCMRLFELGEGFFPLNDARVKFYQQN